A stretch of DNA from Anopheles ziemanni chromosome 3, idAnoZiCoDA_A2_x.2, whole genome shotgun sequence:
CGCACCGGTCACTCACGGGCACGCGCTCTAGCGAGGTCTGCAGCATCTGCTTCGTCGTCCCATCCAGCGTTCCACCCTGGATGGACACGCGGGGTGCATAATTACCGGTGAAGAATGCCGTATCGATCGCGAAACCGGCGATCTGCGTCGGTGCACCGAGCTCCAGCAAGCACCAGTCGTGTCCGGGGATGCGTTTGCGGCGCGTTTCCCAGCCATCCATCAGCTTACCGTACGGCGTGTACGCGTCCGGCTCGAATACCGGTTCGCCGTCCTTCAGCATCCAGTCGGCCGGTGCGAACCAATCGTCCGTCGCGAACAGAATGCATCCATtactctttgcattgcaattgcagaaaaaagaaagccagATAAGAgcgcgacacacacacacacacgattgCGATGTGCAAATTGCGATAACAAAAATCCCTTACCCCAACCGATGCCACCTCAGACAGTGCCGTAAAGGCGGGCACTTCCGGTAGCCGCCTGGTAGTGTCTCTCCCCACCGATGCCATAGACGCTGTTGACGCTTTCAGCTTTCTCTCTCAACACTTGACGCTGGTCAAACTGCAACTAGCTGCTTCAGCAAGCACGTCAATCCTGTCCGCCGGTGAATCCCGATAGTCCCCCCCCAACGGCCCGACAACAAGCAGGCCGGGACGATCTAATCCCAGAACAACCAAATAGAAAAACAACGCGCAGAACGTGTGTTCCGTCACCTTCCAACCAACGTGGCGCTCGGTCATGTTAATTGACCACACGGGGAGATAACAGAACGACAACTGCGCTGAACAATTGGAGGAACGTTGATTTTTTGAATTTCCTATCTTACCTAGCGCGGCACACACGGTCGTCCGCACGGTGGTGCAACGCATTTTTGTTCGAGGCTATTTATTTGAAACGCAACTTTGATGACGCACCTAAAACATCCTGTAGTGCGTCGTTTAGTATTCTTACGCCTAAATAACAAACAACCATATTGAACATATCAGCTTTGAACCGATTTTGTTGTCTTTAAAGCCATCCCGAAGTGTGTGATGCTTTCCGTGGGGTAAGGTATCTCTAAAGTCTCTGTTCCGAGACACCGCTATAGAATCAGGTACAGGAGATTAAATTTGCAAACCGAATTCGCATGTAAGAAAGGTCGGAGATAATTTCCTTTTGCCAGCATTACCGAACACTGAACCGATTCgcagtgtgtgtatgttttttctctCATTATCATATGCGTTATCATCTCGCCGTCGATGAAGCCCCATCGTTGAAGTGTATTGTTGTTGCATTActtcaatgttttattttatttgatttttttgtttgtttgtttgtttgtttgtttgtttgtttgttggatgttgtttcCGCGGATACTACCATCCGTCTACCTATTCCATTTGTTCCAATTCCCCAcccctgcctgcctgcctgcctgccgcCTTCGGTGGCCTGGTGTGCTAGAGCTTCATCCTTCGCGTTGTTTGTgagcgtttgttttgttttgcttcccatCGCTGCCGTAGCATCGGCACGATCTATTGTTTCGTTCGTACCATATGCCACCCGCTCGCACACCACCATTGACCGTTGATTTTGAATCGTCTTCAAGTCTCTTATATTGTTACATCTAGTCTTTTCGATCCCACACGACGAACGCAAACGCGAGTATCACATGCCACCCCCGTAAGTTGTGCAATTCAGCCCTACGTCGCCCGACTACTACTAGCATCCGTCGTCGTATTCGTACATGCCCCTTGCTTTCTTCTCCGTTTGTTCCTGCTAGCAAGATTCAAGGCGTGATTCCCTCTCTTCCAGCCAAGCTAGCCAAATTTCCTTCGATTCGATTCTGGAGAAGGTTACCAAAAACCCAAGCTGAACaaataaatggaaacaaaaagactGCTACGGTGATAAcgcgttaaaaaataaaccctaACGCTAgaattaaaaaggaaaactaactGTAGTAAAGGaatagttttaaaacactGCAGGGGGTGCTCGTAAGAGATCTGGCTCTGGGAGGTTTCTATTCCAGTCGCCAGGTACATACATGCGGCACAAAGCCATATTTAATCTCTTCGTGTGCTCGAAAAGGAAACGGCATcgcaaatgcaaatgcaaatggAACAGTGCCATGATCCGAACGTAAGTAATGTTTTCCCGGCTGATATCACCGTCAACCCGCTCTTTATATTtgcctctttctctctctctctctctctctctatctctctgtgTTGCTTAAAGGTCTTTTTGCATTAAATGTCTAGGCGAAGGTCTTGTCGAATTAACGAATATATCTTTGATTTTTATACTACCAgcttgttttaatgtttcatgtttttagttattttattctgagtaatttttgtttcttcccaTTCCGATGAGCCCgtgttttatgtgtgtgtggttactgctatttaaatgcaaacaaattatacatttatattttacattcGTTCTTGCCGGTAAAACCAATTGAAAAATCCCATCTTCTGTCTCTCGCTTTCGCTCGCTCGTACTCATACCTTGTCGTAGCCGGAAATGTATTACATGTTTCCTAACACGGGTTCGTATGGCGCATTAGGTGTACCGGAGCGATAAACTAATTCCAATCGCTTccataaaatgaaacgaacgGATTTTAATGTTCAAACATTACACAGAAACGCCAAACAATGCCCCTACCGTCGATTCTAATATAAACagttgagttttcttttttttataaattttgtctTTTTGATATACATTTGAGCATTCATATGCATTGTTTGTTTaacaaaacagtaaaaaaagaatgtGAAGTAAAGTAACTCAGGATTGAGTTTTCAGGCGAACCAAGCGTTCATTTGCCAgacagaaagaaataaaacattggGAGCTATCGGATACGTTTTTCTCTATCGATCGATATGGTATATCGACCAACAAGTGTTCattttcgggatacttggttcACTTAGCAATcgcgaacgttgaaagttatctATCGATATATCAGTGGATAAAACGGCTGccaaacgcgaacaaatttGTCGTGCAGTTGCTATATCGATAGATATTGCTATCGCGAACGCTAGAAGATGAACCCTATCGATCGATATATTTTCCACTGCCATGGACCAGTCGATAGCGAGTTAAAAGCTCATTTTTAATGATGGTACactaaaaaatcaacacgAATCCACAATAACTAACACCACTGAGCATCACAATTCGTTATTTCTACCAAAATCACtgattttattgattatttcttttcatctgaTTTCATCTGTTTACCAAATGTATCACTTGACCagtaaaaaaaggatactTGGATCCAGCTGGATGACGATTGTCTTCCATGCGATTTTTACATCCATAGAAAAGTAGCTAATTAGCAGCCAGAAAACTGGTTGCCTTATCGACCGATAAATTTATATCGACAGATTCAGAAAAAGCGTACGCGATGCAAAATTCGAGTAGATAACtttatcgaccgataaaaaTGCCTCGATCGATTGATGAAACCTACTTCGTTCGCGATAGGCATCATTGAACGAATGTCTAATTCGAAGACGCTAGCCGTTATGCTTAACACCTGAGGGATGATTATTTTTGATCGTCAAAATGGAACAGTTAACAGAAACTACCATATGCTCACTTCAACGTCGATGTAGCAAGAAAACAGTTCTCCCATTGTAAAGCACATAATAAATGATAGCAACTTTCAACCATTATGATTGCACTGCAATGAAAGTTTCTTCATTCACGACACGGGACAGTCTGAAGCCAAGTAGCAGCATACTTAGATCAGGATCAATAAACTGTTAACAACATACTATCTTAAGGGTAAGTCAATACCAAAAGCTCCAGAAGAATGCAAAAGTAAATCAAGCCTAGGAGTTAGTTGGAATAAAAGTAAGATCGGTAAAAAGAGAGACCGATGCAAAGCtatttttttccaccgccaTTGTTTTGACAGTTTATTCAAAAATTGATTACAAACACACTTGCATTATGCGAGAGATTTTCGCAACAATCTCCAAAACGATACAGGTTACCGGAAATTCTGGACCATTGGCTCAGGACCTCGCGAATATTGTAGTAGCATAAAGTTTGGAGTAGTCAAAAGTGCTCCTCGCTGCGAAGTCATTGGATATGGATCCTGTTGGTTGCCATGATATGGTCGAAATCAAGTCTGACTATTCCAAATTGTCTGtttaaacaaaccgaaacacatttttaagctGCTcgtaaaaggtaaacaaagtaTGGCTCCTTACATGGTATCCTTCCACCTCTCCTCTTTACCGATCTTCAGTTGGATTAACGAACCATTTCACGTTGCTATggtaatttgaattttatagTGCTCGTCTCAATTGAGGGTTAAGGAAGCGTTTGATAATTGGCGGTAAGTTATGTAAAGTTGCTATCATTAAAAGTAGGCTTACGAAGGttttcaacaaacaaatcattaaactgtttttcatctttgaaaaCTCTTTTTATGTTGGCCACGTTTAGACTTTACGTAACGTAGGGGAGGGATTCGCATTAAACTAGGTATTCCATATTCACATGTttgctaaaaatataaaaacaatcaaacttCTACCCTTTTGTTGGCTACTCACAAATCGGCCAGTTAAGTAAAATATAGTTTCCAAAGCTGAGAACAGCGAATTGATGTTACAAAATCTAAACGTGGCCATTTGCGAAAAAGATTTTAAACCGATAGTGAGTGAGTAGCTGTTGAACTGCCACGTAAAAGCTTGTTGCACGATATGCCTTCCCGCTGGGCCTAGGTGTTGAACTTTgggcgtttgtttgctttcttgtACACTGTTCCAATCGTCCAGTTCCATTTCCGCGTGCTATACGGTTCGTTGTTGAAAAAGCTTACCGGTTCCACGCAAAATCGACTTTACCGCGAATCGTACAATCTCCGCTTCCTGTCTGACGTGGATGCTCCGTGAATTGAGCTCCAAACTTATCCATTTGTATCCTGCCTAGCTTAGTGAGGGTGATTCTGTCCGGTGTCGTCCTGTTTCGATACCAAATTATTACTCACGCTAACGGTAGATGCTGTTTAGTAGGTGTTATATTCTTCCAACTATACACCAACGCTACACTGTTAGAGTGTTGCTTAATATGCCTACTTGGCGCGCAGGGATaatgattgatttttcttaTTCGTGTTTCATGTTTACAACTTCCTGCCTCCTATCGTCTACCTTCACTGCTACCCTAACTGCCTTATTACTTTTAGAATCCAGGACTAACGATCTATCTTCCTTTATTACGTTCTTGCCCTACCGTTATAACGGACGACGCTCATATACACGCCAACCCACACACCAcgttttcacttcactttatGCTCGCAAATCTCACACACAGCAATCATTCCTCAATCACCCCTCCCGGCCCCTGCTAATCAAAACTTTCTTACTCCTTTTCTCAGGGGAACTTTTACTCCATGCATTCGCACTACACATTCACACATACCCGCGCGTGCTTACCCATACGCATGGCGTTTCCCGAATAATTGTGCCGCCGCTTTCATGCCCTCGCTGCTAAGCTAGTACTGAAGCTATGGATTTCCCTCTGGATGATgctatttttcaaatgttttgtttctggTGTTGCTCCTTACAATGCTTAGTTGGATTATGATCGTTGACCGGGATGACAAAGGGGGGTTGGGATTGCACGATCTTACACTCACGTACGGAAGCGAAAGGATTGCAAAAAAGCACAGGCAAATAATCTCTCAAAACAAGCGACGAAAAAGAGATCCCCTTTTCATGGTTGCAATGAAGCCCCCTTCCGCGGTTTTACGTTGCCGTGCCACCCTTTTTTCCTGGTCCGTCACAAACCTTTATTTAATGACAAAAACTTTCAGTACGGTTAGcgtttttgaatttttggaTGAATTTACCATTTGATCATGACCCCCCGGGTACCACACAGCTTTTCCTTCAACTGCATCGCATTTGATTGTATCTTCCCCATCATTTGTTGTTCTGCGTTTGCTCGACATTAACTTCTTTAcaggtttcgtttttttttgctactccCTACCTACCTAGGCAAACACTCGCTTCCCACTTACTCCTTCTTCTCTCCCCGGGCATCAAACATCCAGCTCGCTGCACTGACCAACCGCTACATCCGTTCTCCCGTGCACGAAACATTAGGCATTCGTTTGCATCAGGTTCCAGTAGAACGGGGTTTTTGCTCGATCGGAACCATCTACCAAATTCCCCGTTTTTAAAcccatttgttttcctcacCACCGTGTCTCGTACAACCACATCCATTTTTCATATCCTCAGGAAAATCtatcaataataataataataatcattataattataataataattaattatcCTCGCTACTACTATTACTATTAGCTAAAACTTATCCTgaaatatgaataaattattggtTGCGGCCACGGCGATGATGTTCTCGAGCGGATGCCAGGCAGTGTGGAGGATCCGCTTGTTGAAGGCCAAACAGTCAACGCTGATCTCGTCCTTTTTCCGCTTGCCACCGGTGCACACCTTGCGCGGCTTCAGCACCGTTTTGGGCTTGATAATGTCGCGCGAAGCTTCCAGCGTGACGTCCTTGTTCGTGTTCCGATCGAAGATGCGGAAAAAGTTGTTGTAGCTACCGGTCATGATGGCCGAATCGTTCCCATTCCAGCAGCACTCGAACTTGTCGAAGATGCAATCGTTCTCGTAAAGCGAACACAGCTTCGTGCGGAGGTATTCGTGAACCTATGGCGCagcgaaagggaaaatggtTTGGGAAAGCATTAGTTAAGGCCCCCTTGCATACACGGGAAGCAGCTCCTTTCCATCTCCTTCGATTCCTACTACTTACCGGATACGTCTCGATCGGCTTCGTTTCCATGTGCAAGTCCCACACCTTAATACTCAGATAGTCCCGCGAGATCATGTAGCGGCCCGAGTTGCTCAACTTCACGTCGCTGATCGAGCTGATGATCTCGCGGAAGAAGCTCTTGTTGGTGATATCCACGTCCTCCGGCTCCTCGAACAGCTTCGCGTGGCGATCGCAGAGCGCCGACGATCGCATATCACATAACCTGATAGTACCTTTACTGCTCGAGTAGACGAACACGTTGCACTCGGTCGGGTGGAACTCGGCGGCAGTGATCACCTCCGTCAGCTCCTCCATGTTCGCCGGCTTGATGTCGACGATGTTGAAGCTCTGGTCGGTGATCTCCAGGTGCCACAGGTTGATCCGCAGATCGTCCGCCGACAGGTACGTTTCCTGGTCCGAGTTCACCGAGATCGAGTTGATGTGGTAGGTGTGCGCGTTCGCGAAGATGCGACGCGGCGACGCTTCCACCATCAGgtccatcggtttgatcgacGGTACGCGCAGCGCGCTGATCGACGACGGGTCGCGTATGCTCCCATTGTCCTCCCGTGTGTTGTAGCCCTCGACCCGCTTGTCGCGCTCCGACACCTTCCACAGCTTGATCGTTTTGTCGTTGGTCGAGAGCAGAAAATGCGACTGGTTCTTGCGCTTGAGCCATCTGATTTTATTGATCTTCTCCTCGATCTCCAGCGACTTTAGGTAGTCGAACTCGGGCTCGTGCGACTGAAAGGTGGAGTAAACGTTGTACTCGCCGCGTCGTGGTGACGCCGCTTTCGATGCAGGATCTCTCTGTGCGGGGAAGAGAAACACACAATTATTTTGAGCCAACTGCGAGTAATCGCATCTATGTGGCGTCTCCCAACCAACAACAGCTGTGCCGGTGCTAGTTAAGATCATCCATATTCATACGGCATTTGTCACGTGTCAAATTTACATCCGTTTCGGTTCATTCGCCACTAAACTCTTGCTCGCAGAGTCCCGACTAAACTCTGTCGcaactataattgtttttccagCAATTAGCACATCTGGGTGGGTACCAGTCTCATCATTTATTCATTAGCTCTTAAATCTTTCACCAACTATTGCCAAGTGGACAGAGCTAAGAATAAAACATGTTGAGTTTGAATCATGTACTTTCCTAAATGTTTCTTTCAACGTTTAAAAACAaccttttcatttttatgcattttgaATGTGTAAATCAAATACTTAATTGATCATTTAACTGTTCAAACATGTGTTCAACTCATTCAATCTCTACGAAAGCAACTTAAAGCCCCAacttgtggtggtggtggccgatATTGTCACTAATGTACAATTTAACAAACGAAGTTTGTAGTTAGTACCCTCTTCTAGAGGCAAAGGCAAAAAATTTTGCTCAACAAAACTTGTTGGGTAGTTCTGTGCAAAATTGCTTAGTCGTAAACATCGAGGATAAATTAAAGATAAACATATTATGGATGCTTTAGTttttataattatgttttttatttcgtaaaaagaaaaaaccaagaaCATACCTTGTGTGGTGTCTGAGAGTCTTCAAAGGTATGTGGATTTTATGGTTTAGAGAAGATGTTGTATACATAAAGATCCCCAAATCCCATTGGAGTTTGAGTTGAGAATGTTTCGCTACgctaagaaatatttttctttgctaATTTTTCAACACGTTGTGGCACCGTGGGCCGGAAAGTCGGGCAAAACGGGGCCATGAGTTTGACACCAGTGCAATACACTTTCGACCTCTTTCAAAACATCCCGTACACACAgtcaatgaaaatgaaaaggaacCTGACCGGTTCTACGGGGACCGGTGTGTTACATAAACCGTGCGTACCCCCCTCCCTCGCCGTACTGGCTTTTCGACATCAGCGCCCGAGGCCAAAGAGAGCACTTTCATTTCTTCATGATCAATATCTGCCTGTGTGCGCGCCCGGTGGACTGAATGTGCGCGAAAATGTGCGATTTTTCTTGTACGATTCGCTGGTTACAGTTTTGCTGCCATGGAACTCTGCAGCGAAGGGATGGGttaaggatgctgcaagatttCCTGGCGGATGCTTCGAGCTTACCTGAAAGATGACGACCCGTCCACCTTTATCACCGGTGGCCAGCAGTTCTCCGTCGTGATTAAACTCGACGCAGGAAATGATGTCGGCCTCGGTAACATCATCGTCCAGGGCACCCTTTATCTGTGAAAAGCACCACGATGTTTCGCCATTACCTGCAAGACATAAGGAAGAAGGTATAATAAATTAGAGTTGGTGTGGTATGAAAGGATTATTTAAACGATAAGAGaggcatatttttaaaaccgaACTGTGATGCATTTCAATAAAGAGTGCCTAATCAATGCGTCATCTTGATACGGTGCTGAACGTTTTCTGGTCTTGGTCGCATGCATCCTCAAtattgtttccattttgtaaATATTGGTTAGTGCGTATGGGAACGCGGTCCAACTAACCATCAGCCTCGAGCATCACGCCAACCATTGAGAAATGGAACGAAAGGTGACTTTGTCGtggctttttcttgtttcactCTCCTCGCAATCAGAGCACATTCTCTAATCAACATTTGATTGCGACACCGCTTCACCAACCAACCTCTAAAGCAAAGCTGATACACCAACACGTGAATACTGTTCGTTGTAGTTCGTCATGTACGTAGAAATAAGCAAACCCCCACGCCATGTATCTTATCAGCTATGCAGCATTTTTGATATAACAAATTTGTCcatattttaattgtttgttgTACACGCCCTAAAAGGGGCAGAAGTTTGGAGTGCTAGAGGGGGGGACCTTGCACAAATGGCATATCTTGATAGCTTGTCGCGAAAATGCATCAGCAACTGCAACAAATACAATTCACAGTCGATTGACTCTTCCAAAGAAAGGTCATTCGGAGGCACCTTTTTTATAAACAAGTTTACTTACGTTTACTTTGAGCATATTGAACGAATAGTAAAAATTATCCAACAATAAAATTGCATTACTTTACCAGGCATAGACTCACATAAAGTctttcaaacagtttaaatATCCTTTACGTAGAAATATCCTTCAGTCGGAAATGTTATGCCATGCATATAAATGCCTCTGAAAAGTCTGAGATCCATTGCAtccatttataaaataaaataaaattgaatcatACATCGATGTAAAGAAACATAAACTCTCGttaattattcaaatgaaagATTGTTTTcgatgatggaaaaatggaagataaaaaaaaagctgtgGCATCCATAACCGCTTTGAAAGAATCAAATGATGGTGTCATTTTTTCTATcatcataattttcttcccttgGAGAAAGACTTACGTaatgggaaaaaataataaatcaatacTGCTATTGTCAAGGTAATATAATCAGAAATCAGCTAACTTTATCTCGATAGAACCCGCTGATTTCAAAACTAAAGATTCGACTATTAGTGTCCATCTACGCATCGTATGAAACGCCTTTAGCATCTGAAGCTGCTTGTTTTGAACTTAACCAGTGGGGTGGGTTCAGgtgagggagagagggaggggcAAATTCATTCATAATGTTCGAATAACAACAAGAGTTGTTCACAATCCATTGATCGTCAAGCTTATATCTCACAGCAACAATATCCAAAGTGTGCGCATTGAGAACAGTTCAATCTAATAAAATCTAATTTGCACACACGATGTGCAATCCTTCCGTATTCGAATCCTTTCGGTATAAATTCCTCAATACGAATGCGGGAACCCTGCAATGATGCTGCATTACCCAACAATAAATCGAAGATGTCCTGCCAAAGTTTCCCAAAGCTTCGAAGCCGGTGTCTCCCAAATAAACAACGATCGCTGGCGCTAGTTTTACTCTCAATTATCGAACAATTAGTAAAGCCAATAACGTATCATTCGACCTAATGAACGCTTCGTCTGAAGCGTGTTTGTAGCTCAAGGTAACTTTCCCGGCCCGTAGCAAAGTCCCTTAAAGTTCCACCCGGGCCAGTGCGGACCATATCGAGACCTACGACATATCGGgggagattaaaaataacgacCAACCATTATCACATCCTGGCATACCGATGGAAAAACTGCCAGAATGGTGGAGAGGAAACGAGACTTTTGCGAACGCTCAACTGGATTACCGCACACCATAACCGAGTAACCAAATTTGCCTTGTCTCTGGTTAGGTTTTCGGGCTAGAAACAGTAAAGTGCAGCTAGTACAGACTCCGGAGATGACGTTGTCTGTGCGGCGCGACCTCGGAGAGGAACACTTTTTCCAATTTCCTGTTTGTGTGCCTTACGACGTCACGAAGGAGTTTGCCGCCCGCGGGATAAAGTGGCGTGCCGCAGTTCCTTTTGCCTGCGGCAACGGAAGAAGGTAATTTGCTGTGTGCATAATGGATAAAATGGGATAGAATCGATTGGAAATTAATGTCACCTTTCGTTAAGAGGTTAACGCTAACGTTAAAAGGTTGCTTCAACGCCCcagttttggaaagaaaaaaaaattaaaataaaatgtggaCGGCAATGAGTAATAACGACGattgtattttattgtttttatcaaTGTCATCAACCAGCTGAAAACAGTTGCCAGAAAaacgaatttaaaaataatctctGCTGAGAATGAGAGAATAATTTAAGAACTATGTAAACAGACAAAAGCCTTTTTGCAATTATGAACATTTAACTTTCTCATTCAACCGATGTTATATgtatcgatttttctctttatgAGACTCCTTACTATACTTGTTGACAATAAGTGTTCAAAACAGTCATTAGCTTTGCTGGATTTTTTGACAAAATAGTTGACAAAATAGTCTTTAAACCACATACAATTGTTTTCTATTATACCACAAAACGGTATAAATTTCTTCGTCCACTACCGGGAGAGTCTATTAAATCCCAATCAACCGAATTCAAGTATTGAACATATGCCAAATCAAGAAAAACGGTCGCACGAGGCCAAATACGTTGGCCAATTTTATGCTTTGGAGAATGAATTGGTTTTGCTTGCATTGTAATCATCCGGGGGACGCCAAGGATGACACAATCACTGGCTTATGGCGCTTAAGGATCGTGGGGTGCTTTAATCTGCTCAACTTCTCTCTTCGATCCACACAACAAACACCCCAACTCCTCCCCTCCCTGTATCCACCCACTCATTCATCTTTTCCAACGTAGGATTTATTCTCGGTTGGGTAATGGCAAATTGCGACGTGATGGATCGATGCTTAACTTGGACTATGTGGAGATATATACCCAACATTCTGAATTGCTGAACAATTGTTGTAAAACCAGtggttaaaaaggaaaaatttccaattaaataaaaaaaaattggtttacgcttattttttattattatgggTTTTCATTGATCGGTTTAGGTTGTCGATGGTTTAAAAGCCGATGGAGGCCTCCGGGATAGGGCATTGTGTAATGACTGAAAAATACTACACAATTGCAGACACagtttaaactaaaaaaaacactgtgaAATTTCCACTCTCAGACAACTTTCTCCTTCGATACTACTTCGAAAGGATGCAAAAGCAGCGGAACGGAAGAACATTGTGGAGCACATGT
This window harbors:
- the LOC131284752 gene encoding protein phosphatase PP2A 55 kDa regulatory subunit; its protein translation is MIYGSNKSPASSQPASASSSTAAASDRSMKFDVFGLNNKQLYICFFFLINTHPLLTAKVQTSFRQNASSIGRWGRSTTNPVTIPTSTVVSGAGDSYGYTLTGSPSPPHSPPINMPPPIPPRPVIRQSSFTKIGYMINTAVNGTKKQFSSSSSSNSGSSGGNGETSWCFSQIKGALDDDVTEADIISCVEFNHDGELLATGDKGGRVVIFQRDPASKAASPRRGEYNVYSTFQSHEPEFDYLKSLEIEEKINKIRWLKRKNQSHFLLSTNDKTIKLWKVSERDKRVEGYNTREDNGSIRDPSSISALRVPSIKPMDLMVEASPRRIFANAHTYHINSISVNSDQETYLSADDLRINLWHLEITDQSFNIVDIKPANMEELTEVITAAEFHPTECNVFVYSSSKGTIRLCDMRSSALCDRHAKLFEEPEDVDITNKSFFREIISSISDVKLSNSGRYMISRDYLSIKVWDLHMETKPIETYPVHEYLRTKLCSLYENDCIFDKFECCWNGNDSAIMTGSYNNFFRIFDRNTNKDVTLEASRDIIKPKTVLKPRKVCTGGKRKKDEISVDCLAFNKRILHTAWHPLENIIAVAATNNLFIFQDKF